In Paenibacillus xylanilyticus, the genomic window ATTGCCTGCAGAGTTAATCATCAGGGCTTCATCGATTCGTAAGTAGTATAGAACATGATTTTAGATTCCAGAGGAGGAAAAGAACATGTCACAACGTCTACGTGTCGGAATGGTAGGATACAAGTTTATGGGGAAGGCGCATAGCAATGCTTATCGCAGTTTGCCCATGTTTTTCCCGTCAGCACCGCTGCAGCCTGAAATGGCGGTCATCTGCGGCCGGAATGAAAAAGGTGTCCAGGAAGCAGCAAACCAGTTCGGCTGGTCCGAAAGTGTAACCGACTGGCGTGAATTGGTAAAGCGTGATGATATTGATCTGATTGATATTAATGCTCCGAGCGATGCACATAAGGAGATTGCACTGGAAGCGGCCCGTCAGGGTAAACATTTGTTCTGTGAGAAACCGCTGGCCTTGTCACTTGCCGATTCGAAAGAGATGCTTCAAGCAGCAGAAGATGCTGGTGTTGCACACATGGTTGGATTCAACTATCGCTTCTCTCCGGCAGTGCAGCTTGCCAAGGAATTGGTTCAGAGCGGTCGCCTGGGTAAGATCTATCACTTCCGCGCGTTTTTCCTGCAGGACTGGATCATGGATCCATCCTTCCCGCTTGTTTGGCGCTTGCAAAAGGAAGTGGCTGGCTCGGGATCGCACGGCGATCTGGGTGCACACTTAATTGATCTCGCACGCTTTCTTGTCGGTGAGTTCCAAGAAGTCATCGGAATGAGTGAGACGTTCATTAAGGAACGGCCGCTTGCTTCCGAAATGACTGGACTCAGTGCCAAAGGCAGCTCGAATGCGGACGCACCAAAAGGCGAAGTGACAGTAGATGATGCGACATTGTTCCTGGCCAGATTTGCAGGCGGCGCGCTCGGCAGCTTCGAGGCTACACGCTTTGCAGCAGGTCACCGCAGTACAAATTCATTCGAGATTAACGGCAGCCTGGGCAGTGTCCGGTTTGACTTTGAACGAATGAATGAACTGGAAGTGTATTTTACGAAAGATGAAGAGGACGTTCAGGGATTCCGGCGTGTTCTGGCTACAGATCCGGCGCATAAGTATGCCGAGGCGTGGTGGCCAGCAGGACATACCATCGGATTCGAGCATACGTTTACACACGAGATGCTGGAGCTGGTTACAGCCATCTCTGAAGGCCGTCAGCCTTCACCAAGTTTCCATGATGGTGTTGCCTGCCAGGCTGTGCTTGAAGCCGTAGAACGTTCTGTAACAGAACGGCGCTGGGTTTCCCTTGATGAGATGTAAGCAGCGTTTAGCTGTTTATACATGCTGAAGAATTTGAAATGAAGAGAAGTCAATCGATCAGCGCGATAGCGATACACAGGTTGGCTCTATAAAAACTATCCGAAAGCGAGTGATAAAGCGATGAGTAAGGCACTTATTGTATGGGGCGGCTGGGATGGACATGAACCGGAGCAGGTAGCAGCGATTTTTGAGCGCATTTTGAAGGAAGAACAGTTTGAGGTCGAGGTTTCGAACACATTGGAAGCCTATGCAGATGCCGACAAACTGCTGGGACTCGATCTGATCGTCCCTCTTTGGACGATGGGACAGATTGAACAGGAACTGGTCAACAATGTATCGGCTGCCGTTCAGAGCGGCGTTGGGCTCGCAGGTATTCACGGCGGGATGTGTGATGCGTTCCGGAACAATGTCGATTGGCAGTTTATGACTGGCGGTCAATGGGTTGCACACCCGGGCAATGATGGCGTGGAGTATACGGTTAACATCAAACGCGGGTCAAGTCCGCTGCTGGACCACATTGAAGATTTTCAGGTGAAAAGCGAGCAATACTACCTGCACGTTGACCCTGCGGTGGAAGTACTGGCAACAACTCGTTTCCCGGTCGTGGAAGGTCCCCATTCAGCGAATGGGCCAGTGGATATGCCGGTTGTATGGACGAAGCGTTGGGGTGCTGGCCGTGTGTACTACAACTCGCTTGGTCATCATGCGGATATTGTAGAGATGCAGCAAGTCACCGAAATGATGCGCAGCGGCTTCAAATGGGCTGCAGCGGGCAAAGCGGCTGCCAATAATACAACAGGCAAAAAAGCTGAAGTGTACACAGGCATGGCCGATAACCAAACTTAATTTCTGTTACTTTTTGTGATAAACCAAGGAACATACGTAAGTGAGTAAATTTTGACCAGTATTCCACAATTCCGATCCGCTTGAAGGGAGCCCACCTGCATGAAAACAATGAAAGTAGGCATTATTGGCTGTGGTAAAATCAGCAGTATTTATATGGAAAACTGTCACCGCTTCGAAATTCTAGATCTGGTTGCCGTAGCGGATATTGACCGCAAGAGGGCTGAAGAGCAGGCAGCAGCCTATAACGTTCCGAATGTATACACGGTTGATGAGATGTTGGCCAATCCGGAGATTGAACTGATCATCAATTTAACGATTCCTGCTGTACACGCAGATGTATGTTTACGCTCTCTTGAAGCGGGAAAACATGTCTACGTCGAAAAACCACTCGCCGTTACACGCGAGGAAGGGCAGGCTGTTCTGGAAACAGCTAAGCGCAAAGGATTGCTGGTCGGCTGCGCGCCTGAAACTTTCTTCGGATCAGGCATTCAGACCTCACTCAAGCTGGTTGAAGATGGCGTTATCGGCAAACCTGTAGCTGCTACGGCGTTCATGATGAGCCGTGGACATGAACACTGGCATCCCGATCCGGAATTCTACTACGCTTCAGGCGGCGGACCGATGTTCGATATGGGTCCTTACTATCTGACAGCATTAGTGCAGCTGCTGGGTCCGATCAGCTCCATTGCTGGCATGACAGGAAAAGCAATGGAAGAGCGGACAATCACAAGTGAGAAAAAGAGAGGGCAAACCATCCCTGTTGATATTCCAACGCATGTGGCAGGACTATTGCAGTTCGAGCAGGGTGCCATTGGCACGCTGATTACAAGCTTTGATGTTTTTGGGGGAAGCGCACTGCCACCGATTGAGATCTATGGCACGCACGGCACGCTGCAGGTGCCCGATCCTAACACATTTGGCGGACCTGTACGTTACCGTTTGCTGGGTGAACACGAGTGGACGGAGGTTCCTCTTCTTCCGGGCTATCAGGAAAACACACGCGGGATTGGTGTAGCTGATATGGCGTATGCTGCTAACAGCGGCCGCGCTCACCGAGCGAGCGGAGAGCTTGCCTACCATGTGCTTGAAGCAATGTGGGCATTCCATGACTCTTCCGATGAGCAGACTTTCTATAAAATGAGAAGCACTTGTCAGCGTCCTGCTGCTCTGCCAGAAGGTTTGGCTCTGTATAGTCTTGATCAATAATTTTGGATACGCAGCATGAATACAAATCAAACAGCCCTGTCTTCCGTTCAAGGAGGCAGGGCTTTTCGTTCGTTTAATCTTACAAATTGATCGTACAAACCACATTTAAGGCTCAAATCCCGCCTGACTGATCCAGATCTCATGTTCCGCAAAATGCTTTCTCATCCGTTCCTCCACGATCTGATAGGCCTCAGGTTGATACCATTCTTCCACGCCTAACTCCTGATAGAGCGACTCCATGCCCAATCTGCGCGTGCGTTTCCCTTGACTGCCATCGCCCATGAAGTAATCATCGATACAAACACGTTGAACCAGAGGCCGAAGGAGGGAAGGAAAGTTATCGCTGCTCGGAAGCACAGGGGCAATCGCAACCTGGGTAGCTATACCTGCATCCCTTAGTTTTTCCAATGCATGTAATCTACCGGGAATAGGTGGTGCAGCCGGACTAAAATGCTTGCGAATATCATCCCGATCCGTCTCTATCGTCATGCTGACACGCACCCGGTCACCCAATTGCTGGAGCAGGTCCATATCCCGTGTGACGAGAGGACTTCGGGTTTGAACCAGAAGGAAATCCGGAGGATGCTGTATCATCACTTCGAGCAGGGAACGTGTAATTTGCTCCTTATATTCGACAGGCTGATATGGATCGGTACTGGATGACATAAAGATTGTGACTTTACCTTTGGAGATAGCACGTTTCAACTCTTTGGCAAGTACACTGGCAGCTTCCTGCTTCACATCAACCCAGCTTCCCCAATCCTGCTTGCGAAACAAAGAAACGGGCATTTGCCTGACGTAACAGTAAGAGCATGCAAAAGAACAGCCTGTATAGGGATTTAGCGTGTGGGTATATCCGTTAAGGAAACCGGTCCCTTTGTTCATCAGGGTCTTTGATGTTTTATATAAATATTGGGTCTTATTCATTGCTGCTGCTCCTGTTCTCGGTAATGAGCAGGTGTCTGCCCTGTAAGCTTGCGAAACACGGCACTGAAATAGGCCGGATTAGTTATGCCTACTTGGCGACCAATATCTGAAATCGAGAGTGTAGTGTTCGCAAGCAATTTTTTCGCTTCGGTCATCCGAGTGTCCTGAATATATTGCACCGGAGTTATGCCCGTAACACGCTTGAACACACGATGCAGATGATACGGGCTACCATGGCTAATTTGAGCAAGAATATCCAGCGTAAGAGATTCTGAATAATGATGGTTAATGTAATTCGTTACAATGGAAGCCCATTCCTGATCAGGAACACGCTGTCCTGTAGGTTTGCAGCGTTTGCATGGTCTGAAGCCTTGTGCCAGTGCATCTTCAGGGTGATGGAAACCGAGTACATTTTCGTATTTCGGATCTTTGGATTTGCATGAAGGTCGGCAAAAAATACCTGTCGTCCTGACACCGTAATAAAATTCCCCGTCATACGAAGCATCATTGCTGATAATGGCTGTCCATTGCGTTTCGTCTATTGAAAAAGAAGGGAGCTCTTGTTTATCCCGAAGCTTCATAGGGATCACCTCACGACACATTATACCCTTCTACGAGAGATGTTCAACAGATTCTCGCATGAATAAGCAAGATCTCAATGGCAAGCAGGCGACGATCCTTTCCGTTCAAGGGAATGAAATATGCTACAATGAGCAGGATGATGTACATGTGAAATTCATTTACGAAAGAGGTAGGTAATAATGGTTCGTTTCGGAGTTGTAGGTACCAACTGGATTACAGAACGGCTTCTTGAAGCTGCAGCACATGTGAAGGGATTTGAATTGACAGCTGTCTACTCACGGACAGAGGACAAGGCGAATGTCTTTGCAGATCAACATAACGCCAAGCATCGATTCACTGACCTGGAGGAGATGGCAGCGAGTGACACGATTGATGCGGTCTACATTGCTACACCCAATACATATCATGCTGATCAGACGGCACTGTTCCTGAGAAACGGCAAGCATGTATTATGCGAGAAGCCACTTGCAGCCAATGCTGCAGAGGTTTCTCATGTGATTAACACAGCTCGCGATAATAACGTTTTGCTAATGGAAGCGATGAAGTCAACGCTGGCTCCAACGTTCAAAATGGTCCAGGCTCATCTGCACAAAATTGGACCTGTACGCAAATATATCGCGGGGTACTGTCAGTATTCTTCCCGTTACGACAAGTACAAAGAGGGGGTTGTGCTTAATGCATTCAAGCCTGAACTTGCAAACGGCGCTTTAATGGATCTTGGGGTGTACTGTCTGTACCCGCTGATCACTTTGTTTGGAGCACCAAATCAGGTTCAAGCGCAAGCCATCATGCTGGATTCAGGCGTGGACGGACAGGGCAGTGTACTTCTAGGCTATGAAGGGATGGAAGCCGTGGTGACTTACTCCAAGATCTCCAACTCTCATGTGCCAAGTGAAATTATGGGAGAGCGCGGCAGCATTATCATTGATAAAATCGGTTCCCCCGAACATGCGGAAATACGATACAATGACGGTACGGTTGAACCGTTGACAGCTGAGCAGACCTATCCAGCCATGTATTACGAGGTGGAGGAATTCGTTAACCTGGTTCAGCAGGGGAAACAGGAATCCGAGCTGAACAGCTATGAACGTTCCTATGAAACCATGCAGGTGATGGATCAGATCCGCAAGCAGATTGGTCTGGTTTTCCCGAACGATTAATTGAGCAACAGGAAAGTGAGCTGAGACGAGATGAGTAGAGAAGAGCAGCAAGAGAACAAGAGTTTAGGTCTTGAACTGGAGAAGATTATTTTTATTGGACGAACGTATGAGGAATATATGTCAATGTTCAACCTTACAGCAGAAGATCTCCATGCCAGATCCATTCTGGACTGTCCGGGTGGGGCTTGTTCATTCAGCAGCCATGCACGTAGGCATGGGGCGGACTCCATGGCAGCAGATATTGCATACGAACACGAAATCGACCAATTGGAACTGAAAGGGCAGCTGGACATTGAACACACCATTGAGCAATTGGAACAGGTGCGTGACAGATACAAATGGGACTATTTTGGTTCAATAGATGGCCTGAAGCAAGCAAGAATGAGTGCACTTCGTGATTGTACGGCAGATATGAGGAGCTATCCCATGCAGTATGTCTATGCAGAGCTTCCCGTGCTGCCTTTCACTGACGACCAATTTGATATGACGTTATCTGCGCATTTTATGTTTACGTATGCGGATCGATTGGACTTCACCTTCCATGAGCGAACCATTCTTGAATTGCTGCGCGTAACAAGACAAGAGCTGCGAATTTTTCCTACAGTCGACTTGTCCGGGAATCGCTATGAACATATGGACAAGATCATGTCCTTTCTGAAGAACCTTGGATTCAGTGTTACAGAAGTCAGCACGACGTATGAATTTCAACATGGAGCCCATACGATGCTCAAAATTACAAAACCCGAATCCTGAGTCAAGTGATAAGAGGTCTTTCCGTCCTTGAAACACAGGTTAACTGTTGCGTTACGGGGTATATTTGTTGTAATACTGCAAACCTCGCTATAATATATGAAACACCAGAAGAGGGTAGGAGGTCTATCGGATGAAAAAGGTACTCATTCTTGGCGGGACACGCTTTTTCGGCAAACGTCTGGTCGATCATTTGCTGTGGGAAGGAAAATCGCAAATTACCGTTGCGACGCGCGGCAAAACGAACGTGGACTTCGGGCCAGAGGTGAACCGGATCAAGATGGATCGGGAGGATCCGCAATCTCTAGCTGAAGTGGCACAGATTGACCAGTGGGATGTGGTGTATGATAACATCTGTTACTCACCGGATGCGGCGAAGTCGGCGTGTGACGCTTTTGCGGGACGTACCCAAAGATATGTGCTTACATCAACACTCTCCGTGTATGGTGATCCCCAACCGGGATTTAAGGAAGAGGACTTCGATCCATACACGTATCCATTGAAATACGGGAATCACGAGGACTTTTCGTATGGAGAGGGCAAGCGGCTGGCGGAGGCTGTGTTTTTTCAGGAAGCAAGTTTTCCTGTCGTGGCGATGAGAATTCCAATTGTTCTCGGAATAGATGATTATACGAGAAGACTGCATTTTCATATTGAACATGTGCAAAAAGGAAAGCCAATTGGCATGCCGAATCCGGACGCGGAAATTGGTTTTATCAATTCTACGGAAGCAGCCAGATTTCTTGCCTGGTTGGGGCATTCGTCGATTACCGGACCTGTAAACGCCGCTTCAAAAGGATCCATTTCGCTGTCTGCCATGATGGACCTGATTGAGACGGTGACAGGCATGCAGTCACAAGTATTACGCGAAACCGTTCAGGAGGATATGTCCCCCTTCGGTATCTCGGAATCGTGGACGATGGACACAACCAAGGCAGAGCAGGCCGGATATACCTTTGAAGCACTGATGGACTGGTTTCCGGGTCTCGTACGTGAAGTGGCACTGGCGCTGCAGTCCGAAGGTTAAATTTTTGGTATATAAGCATGAATGGTAAAACAGGACGCAAGGGAGCGTGCAACTCCTTGGCGTCCTGTTTTTTTATATTAATTTGAGTCCAGTCATACGGATTCTATCATGATTCCAATGGCTTCGATTGCCCTAGTGGCAGGGAAGCTGAAGCACGGATACGCAGTTCGGATGGAAGAATGACCGTTTGCGGATCAGTTGGTGCGGTGCCTTCAATTCTGTCGATTAGCATATGCATGCCTTTGGCTCCAAAATCATAGGCAGGCTGTGCGGCTACCGTGAGGAAAGGATCAAAAGCGGAAGCCAGATCCAGATCATCAAAACAGACGACCGAGATGTCCTCCGGTACACGCAGCCCTCTTTTACGCAGCAAACGAATGACCCCAATCGCGAGCATATTATTGGCTGCAAAAATAGCCGTTGGCTTATCCGGCTGTGTAAGTAACTGTTCCATTCCAGCCTCATCACTGAAATCACGATAACCTGTCCGAAGGACAAGCTTTGGATCAACCTTAACTCCTGCTTCACGTAACCCTTCAGCATAACCCTCTTCACGTAATCTGGCCGTAGAAACCTCGGAAGAGCCGTTAACGAGCGCAATACGGCGGTGACCCAGTTCCGTCAGATATCGGATCAGTAGAAGTGCACCTTGCCGGCTGTCCCCCGCGATGACATCGGATGTGATCCCTGGTACCGTGCGATCCAAGATCACAAACGGGATCTTCCTCTCATGTAACTGCTGCAGATGATCAAGGGAACGGTCGCCCGCAGGGGCAAACAGGACTCCGTCTACACGCGTGGAGAGAATCGTCTCCACGTAGTTCTTCTCCTTGTTGTAATCTTCATCACTATTCCCGAACAACAGACGATATCCACGAGCGTTAGCTGCATCCTCCGCGCCGCGTGCGAGTGTCGTATAAAATGGATTGGTGATATCGGTAATCAGCAGAGATAACATCTGTGTTCGCTGAAGTACAAGGCTGCGTGCATTCGAATTGGGGATATACCCGAGTTCATCAATAACCTGTTGTACGCGTTCCCTGGTGGCCGTGCTGATTCGACCTGTTTGATTAATCACTTTGGAGACCGTCATGGCAGAAACATTGGCTTTCTTGGCAATATCATAAATAGTGATCAATAGAATCTAACCTCTCATAACATAGTCTTACCATTCTATAGGATAATGCCGATTGACAGCAATATGGGCGCGTGCTATGTTAGGGTTACCGATAACCCAAAATACAAAACAAACCACTTTTTTCAGTAAACCATTCACAGTAGGCATTCTTTTTTTGCTCTATACATCCGTTCCTGCAGAGAAAGAGGACTGCATCATGGAGATCCATACATAAAATGGACTTTTGTTCAATTTGAATTTGTAAACGCATTCATTTAATGAATTGCTCTCTTGTCCAGGACTGACGCACCAATAGGGTATCGGGATTACATCGTCAAGGTCTGACCGCTTTAACTGCATCCTGAAAGACAACGTGAAATCAATTCGTACCTATCCAGAAACCACTTGAAGGAGGACGTATTAGTATGACACATCAGGATTACCGTTATAAACAGGCTTTTCCCAAGATTGGTATTCGTCCCACCATTGACGGCAGACGCAAGGGAGTACGTGAATCCCTGGAGGAACAAACGATGCGAATGGCAACATCGGTAGCTGAGCTGCTTACCGCAGAACTTCGTTATCCGGACGGCTCCCCGGTCGAATGCGTCGTTGCCGAATCCTGTATTGGCGGTGTGGCCGAAGCAGCTGCGGCGGCAGAGCTGTTCAATCGTTCAAATGTTGGAGTCACCATTACGGTTACTCCATGCTGGTGTTATGGTACGGAAACGATGGATATGTCTCCATCCATACCTACCGCCATCTGGGGGTTTAACGGTACGGAACGGCCTGGCGCAGTCTATCTGGCAGCCGTACTGTCTGCACATGCTCAGAAGGGGATTCCGGCCTTCGGGATCTATGGCGAGGATGTTCAGGATGGCGGGGATACGACCATTCCTGATGACGTCCGGGAGAAATTGCTTCGCTTCAGCCGGGCGGGTCTTGCAGCTGCTACGATGAAAGGGCGGGCATACCTGTCCATTGGCTCGGTATCCATGGGAATTGCCGGATCCATTGTGAACGATTCCTTTTTCCAGGAATATCTCGGCATGAGGAACGAATATGTGGACATGAGCGAGCTGACCCGGAGGATCGAGGAAGAAATCTATGATCCGGAAGAATATAAGTTGGCACTGGCTTGGGTGAAAGAAAATTGCATTGAAGGGCCGGATAACAACCCGACCCATCTGCAAACAGACCGCAAGCGGAAAGAGTATGAATGGGAAACTGTTGTGAAAATGACTCAGATCGTACGTGATCTGATGGCCGGCAATCCCAGATTGGCAGAACTCGGTTTTACAGAAGAATCGATGGGTCATCACGCGATTGTATCCGGCTTCCAGGGTCAGCGGCAGTGGACGGATCATTCGCCTAATGGCGACTTCCTGGAGTCGATCCTGAATTCATCCTTTGACTGGAATGGCAAACGCTCCCCTTACCTGGTCGCCACAGAAAATGACAGCCTGAACGGTGTATCCATGCTGTTCGGCTCACTGCTCACTCATACAGCCCAGATATTTGCAGATGTACGTACGTATTGGAGTCCGGACTCGGTTGCACGGGTAACAGGGCATCAATTGGAGGGAAAAGCGAAAGACGGAATTCTCCACTTGATCAATTCGGGCTCCGCGGCACTCGATGGTACTGGGCAGCAATCCAGAGACGGTAACCCTGCTCTTAAGCCTTTCTGGGAAATTACAGATGAAGAGGTCCAGAACTGCCTGCAATCGACATCGTGGAGACCTGCATCAGTCGAATATTTCAGAGGCGGCGGCTACTCCGCAGACTTCCTGACCAAAGGCGGTATGCCTGTCACGATGACACGTCTCAATCTGGTTAAGGGGCTTGGTCCTGTATTGCAGCTCGCTCAGGGTTACACCGTGGATCTGCCTGATGAAGTGCATAATACGCTGGACCAGCGGACGGATCCGACTTGGCCATCAACATGGTTCGCTCCGATTTTAACAGGAACAGGCGCATTTACCTCCGTTTATGAAGTCATGAACCAATGGGGAGCCAACCACGGCTCGATTTCATACGGTCACATCGGGGCAGATCTCCTAACCCTGGCTTCAATCTTGCGGATTCCAGTGAGTATGCACAATGTTCCGGATTCCGAGATATTCCGTCCACGGGCATGGGGGTTATTCGGAACAAGTGAACCGGAGAGTGCAGATTACCGTGCCTGCAGCGTGTTTGGACCTTTATACCGTTAGACTATCCTGTCAGACGCCATATTCTGCCTAATCCGAATGTGGCGTTCTTCCAAAGGAGGAGGCAAGAGAGATGGGAAACACGCTAAACCATGTGCTTGCTGCTGACTATGGTGCCGGAAGCGGCCGGGTGGTCAGGGGAAGTTTTGACGGTGAGATGCTCGCGTTACAGGAAGTACATCGATTCAGTAATGATCCCGTTCAGCTTGCGGACGGATTGTACTGGGATTTCCTAAGACTGTTCCATGAATTGAAACAGGGCATTGTAAAGGGCACGCAGGGATTAACTCAACCAGTCCGTTCCATTGCCGTGGACACATGGGGTGTTGATTATGGCTTGGTGGATGGGGCAGGAAGATTGTGTGGTAATCCACGTCATTACCGGGAATCGCGTAATGCCGATTGGATGAAAGAGACGCTGCGTATGGTTAATGAAGAAGAGCTGTATAGCATGTCCGGCGTCCTGCCTCAGCAGATTAATACGGTGTTCCAATTGGTTGGAAGCCTACGGGAAAACGCTGAATTACGTCCAGATATGCGGATGTTATTCATGCCGGATCTGTTTCACTTTTATCTCTCAGGACAGAAGGCCTGTGAATATACCATTGCCAGCACAAGCGGACTTTTGCATGCCGGAGAGGACCGCTGGAATGAATCCTTGTTTGGCCGCCTCGGTTTACCTGAAACACTTTTCCCACCCATTGTTCGGCCGGGCACTGTGCTGGGACGATTAACAGATGATCTGTGCGCAGAGTTACAGATTGAACCCATGCAAGTCATATCTGTAGGCTCGCATGATACGGCATCAGCACTGGCCGCCATTCCTGCGTCAGATCCGAATTTTGCCTTTATCAGCTGTGGAACCTGGTCATTAATGGGCATGGAACGCGACTCTCCAGTACTGGATGAACGCAGCCGCAGTCTGGGATTCACCAATGAAGGGACGGTCAGTGGCAAGACCAGAATTTTGAAGAATCGGTCAGGTCTCTGGCTTCTGCAGGAGTGCAAGAGGCAGTGGGAACGGGAAAATCATATTTTCAGTCATCAGGAGCTGGTTCACCTCGCAGCATCGGCTCCAGCGCTACAAAGCTTCATCCTGCCGGGGGATGCGATCTATCTAACACCGGGTGATATGCCTGAACGAATACGCCAGCAATGCAGTGCCACCAACCAAGTGACTCCGGAAACCATCGGAGCGATTGTACGCTGTATCTTGGAAAGCCTGTCTCTGGAATTCAGGCAGACACTGGATGAACTTGAACTTGTCACGGGGAGCCGGCCGAGCGTCATTCACATGGTAGGCGGAGGTGT contains:
- a CDS encoding L-fucose isomerase — encoded protein: MTHQDYRYKQAFPKIGIRPTIDGRRKGVRESLEEQTMRMATSVAELLTAELRYPDGSPVECVVAESCIGGVAEAAAAAELFNRSNVGVTITVTPCWCYGTETMDMSPSIPTAIWGFNGTERPGAVYLAAVLSAHAQKGIPAFGIYGEDVQDGGDTTIPDDVREKLLRFSRAGLAAATMKGRAYLSIGSVSMGIAGSIVNDSFFQEYLGMRNEYVDMSELTRRIEEEIYDPEEYKLALAWVKENCIEGPDNNPTHLQTDRKRKEYEWETVVKMTQIVRDLMAGNPRLAELGFTEESMGHHAIVSGFQGQRQWTDHSPNGDFLESILNSSFDWNGKRSPYLVATENDSLNGVSMLFGSLLTHTAQIFADVRTYWSPDSVARVTGHQLEGKAKDGILHLINSGSAALDGTGQQSRDGNPALKPFWEITDEEVQNCLQSTSWRPASVEYFRGGGYSADFLTKGGMPVTMTRLNLVKGLGPVLQLAQGYTVDLPDEVHNTLDQRTDPTWPSTWFAPILTGTGAFTSVYEVMNQWGANHGSISYGHIGADLLTLASILRIPVSMHNVPDSEIFRPRAWGLFGTSEPESADYRACSVFGPLYR
- a CDS encoding rhamnulokinase, coding for MGNTLNHVLAADYGAGSGRVVRGSFDGEMLALQEVHRFSNDPVQLADGLYWDFLRLFHELKQGIVKGTQGLTQPVRSIAVDTWGVDYGLVDGAGRLCGNPRHYRESRNADWMKETLRMVNEEELYSMSGVLPQQINTVFQLVGSLRENAELRPDMRMLFMPDLFHFYLSGQKACEYTIASTSGLLHAGEDRWNESLFGRLGLPETLFPPIVRPGTVLGRLTDDLCAELQIEPMQVISVGSHDTASALAAIPASDPNFAFISCGTWSLMGMERDSPVLDERSRSLGFTNEGTVSGKTRILKNRSGLWLLQECKRQWERENHIFSHQELVHLAASAPALQSFILPGDAIYLTPGDMPERIRQQCSATNQVTPETIGAIVRCILESLSLEFRQTLDELELVTGSRPSVIHMVGGGVQNRLLCQFTANATGIPVVAGPVEATAAGNCMLQFMAHDEVGSLSEVREIAAASFTLETYEPEDSLPWQEAYEIYQKLNGRLAKGLK